The Salinirubellus salinus genome segment CGACAGGCTCGCGACACCGACCGCGTCATCGAGGCCATCGAGCCACGTGACGGGGAGACGGCCGCCGAGTGGACCGAGCGCGCCCGCGCCATCCTCGGCGACCACGAGTACGGCCGGTGCATCCACGGCGACGGGTTCGGGACGAAGTCGAGCACCGTGCTCCGGGTCGGCCCGAGCGGTGGCGCCGTGGCGCACGCCGAGGGGAAACCCTGCGAGACCCCGTTCGAGCGCATCGAGACACCGTTCTGACGATAGCGGGACGGGGACGCGAGGACGGGCGACACCAGCGGAGGGGGAGATTTAAACGGGTCGCTCTCCCAGTACGGGTGATGAGCGCCGTCGAGGAAGCCGAACTCTCGGAGGTCGAGTTACGGGGACTCGAACTCGTACAGGACAGCGGGGGGATCCACCAGAGCGACTTCTGGAAGCAGCTGGAGGTGGACTCCCGCAAGGGGAGCCGCATCCTCGAGTCGCTCGAGGAGCACGGCCTGATCGCCCGCGAGGAGGTCGTCTACGAGGGACACAACACCTACTACATCGAGCCGGTGTACGACCCGCGCGACCTCGATTTCGGGCTGCTGATGGCCGGCGACATGCTCAGCCCGTTCATCGGCGACGACGAGGTCGACGCGAACTCGGACCGGTTCTCGCGGTGGATCATGAACCTGGCGTACGAGGACCGGTAACAACGAAACTTTTCCGCCCGGGTGCGCCGAAGGCGCACCGCTCGCGCAAAACTTTCGATTCAAAAGGCGCCGCTCGCTTCGCTCGCGGCGGTGAGCGCATTGGCGGCACCGCACCGCGCTAATCGGTAAGCCGAGGCGATGCCAACGGAAAACTGCTCAGAACGGGAGTTTTGAACGTACTTGGGAGAGGGCCGAGCGTGTTCGATGGAGACCGAGCATCAGGACGCGTGGGAGGGTCATTGCAAGTAGTAGGAGCCAGAATCCACCCCAGACGTACTGGAGGGGGAGCGAGACGGGGAGGAACGTATCTAGCAAGCCGAGGCCGAGCGACAAACCGCCTCCAAGTACGGCGACCACTGCTGCTCGGAGGTTCCACATCGAAGTGCGGTAGTGGAGTTGAGAGTAAATTTTGCTTTCCCTCTCTTTATAAATTGGAGCAACTGAAATCATTCGGGCGGGTTCATACACGACCGCGGAGAACCCGAGTGCAAGGAGAAGAAGCGCTGCACCCAGTAGTGTATAGATGTTGGTCAGTAGCTGGGAGGCAACAGCCTGGCTCTCACCCTGCAGTAGGAATCCTACGGCGGAGATATACAACCCAGTAATGACCACTGTGAATCGGAGGAGTCGGAGGCCGTCATCGGCCAACCAGTGGAAGCTCTCCCGTACTCGCTCAACGTTCTCGTCCGACAGATCATCTTTCACCATAGGAGATAATCACCTGTGCATACATATCAATCCGGGGGCACAGGGGTTCGCTCTGTGCGAGACCACCCGCTATTTAATTCACTGGAGGAGCAAAGCAAGTCGGGCGAGAGAGTCTAGCGCAAGAACGGCGTATCTCGAAGGCGTTATGCACCCGGAACACCAACGTCCCGGGGAATGAGCAGTCCCGAGGTTGCCGTCGTCGAGTTCCTGTTGACGGCGGAGTTCTACACCGAGCACACGCAGTTGGACGAGCGTGACCTGCCACCACAGTACCGGCGCGTCTTCTGGAACGACGGCGAGGTCGAGCGCCCACTGACGACGACGGGCAACACCGCCGCGGCCGCCACCGGCGTCGACCGGCCGTGGGACGCCGTCTCCGGTCTGATGTTCACCGACCGGGACGACTTCTCCGGCTCGCTCTCGCTCACCGACCGCGACATGGCCGCCGAGTGGTACCTCCAGCGCGTCGAGGCCGAGGACGTGGCCGCGAACCCCACGCTCGCGTACGCCATCGGCGAACAGGTCGACGTGGACTACGAACGCGCCCGCGAGTCCAACCGCCCCATCCACGCCGACCGGGTCTGGATCGACGGCCTGCTGGACGAGATGTTCGACGAGGACGACGAGGAGATGCTCGACCTCGTCGACGTGAAAGCGCCCGAGGAGGTCGAGATAACGCTCGACGACCTCGTGCTCACCCGCGACCAGGAGGCGGAGATCGAGAAGGTCATGAAGGCCATCGAGCACCGCGACTACCTCGCCTCCATCGGCCTGCGCGAGATCGGCAAGCTCCTGTTCGTCGGCCCGCCGGGCACCGGGAAGACCTCGGTGGCACGGGCGCTCGCCCGACAGCTCGAACTCCCGTTCGTCGAGGTCAAACTCTCGATGATCACCTCGCAGTACCTCGGCGAGACGGCCAAGAACGTCGACAAGACGTTCGAGGTCGCCAAGCGACTCTCGCCGTGCATCCTCTTCATGGACGAGTTCGACTTCGTCGCCAAGACCCGCTCGTCGGACGAACACGCCGCCATCAAGCGCGCCGTGAACACCCTCCTGAAGAGCATCGATGAGGTCTCGCTCATCCAGGACGACGTGCTCCTCATCGGCGCGACGAACCACCCCGACCAGCTCGACGCCGCGGCGTGGCGCCGGTTCGACGAGATCGTCAACTTCCCCAAGCCCGACCGGAACATGCGCTCGGACATCCTGCGTATCGTCACCCGGCGGATGGACATCGACGGCTTCGAGCCGGACGAGCTCGCGGACCTGACCGAGGGCCTGACCGGGTCCGACCTCCGACTCGTCCTCCGCGAGGCCGTCCTCGACGCGCTGACCGAGGAACGGACCACGCTCACGCAGGACGACCTCCGCGCCGCCGTCGAGGGGTTCGAGGAGCGTGACAACCTCAAGAACATGGACGACTTCGACAACTGGACCGGCAGCACGTCGGGGTCGGACTCCGAGACCGACGCCAGCGAGAACGGCCACGCGGACCACGACCACGCGGACCACGACCACGACCACGCCGAACACACGCACTGATGGAGGTCACGCTGCTCGGCACCGGCGACACGACCGGCACCCCCACGCCGGGGTGTGGCTGCGAGACCTGTGTCGAGGCACGCGACCGCGGCGTCGAACGAACCCGCTTCTCCGTCCACGTCCACAACGAGCGGACCGACCGTTCGCTGCTCGTCGACGCCAGCCCCGACTTCCGCTACCAGTTCCTCCACCACGAGACCCCGCTCCCGAGCGAGATCCTGGTCACGCACATCCACTTCGACCACCTCGACGGGCTGGGCAACGCCTACCGACTCCTCTCGGACGCGCCGGTCCACGCTGCGGACGAGACGGACCCGAAGACCGGCGAGTCCGTCCACGAGACCATCGACCGGAAGTACGACTACCTCGACGCCGTCGACCCGACCCCGCAGACCCCGTTCGAGTCGTTCCGCGCCTGCGGGTTCGACGTGACGCTCGTTCCCGTCGACCACCCGCCGCTCGTCTGTTACGGTGCGCTCGTCGAGGACCCGGAGACGGGTGCGAGCCTCGCGCTCTCCGGTGACACGAGTTTCGGCATCCCAGCGCGGTCGAAGGCGGTCCTCGCGGGGGCCGACCTCCTGCTGGCCGACGGCATCGTCCCGGCGCACCTCTCCGAGTACCACCCGCTCGGTGGCCGCCACGAGGACAGCGAGGGGACACCTCGGACGTTCGGCACCAAACACATGACGGTGGAGGGTGCCCGGTCGCTGGCCGCGGAGCTCGACGTCGGGGAGTACCGCATCGTCCACCTGTCGCACTTCATCCCCGAGGACGAGGCGTTCGAGGACGACATGGCCGTCGACGGCGAGCGGTACGTGCTGTAGGGCCGCGACTGAATCGTCGGCTACGGCCGCGAGCACTCACCACCCGATTCGTCCCGCGAGCACACGCACTAGCGCGGTACAGAGTGGACAGCGACCGCCCCGAAGTAGCGCCGGTCAGTCCTGTCGGGCTGACACGGCGGCTGCCCTGCCCTCCCCCGCGTTCGGGCACACGCGCCCGTGGCGCGTGGCCCTCACCGGCCGAGTGGTTCGCTCGGTGGAGCGAGAGGTGTGGCCTCGCGGCCGTCTCGTCGGCCGCGAACGGGGGAGGACTGGGGCGCCATGCCGCGCCGACAGGCGCGGCTGGCCTGCCTGCGGTGGCGGTCCACGCTGTACCGTGACTCGCGCACCTGCTCGCCACCACTACCCTCGGACCGAGACTCGCGCACCTGCTCGC includes the following:
- a CDS encoding helix-turn-helix transcriptional regulator → MSAVEEAELSEVELRGLELVQDSGGIHQSDFWKQLEVDSRKGSRILESLEEHGLIAREEVVYEGHNTYYIEPVYDPRDLDFGLLMAGDMLSPFIGDDEVDANSDRFSRWIMNLAYEDR
- a CDS encoding ATP-binding protein, yielding MSSPEVAVVEFLLTAEFYTEHTQLDERDLPPQYRRVFWNDGEVERPLTTTGNTAAAATGVDRPWDAVSGLMFTDRDDFSGSLSLTDRDMAAEWYLQRVEAEDVAANPTLAYAIGEQVDVDYERARESNRPIHADRVWIDGLLDEMFDEDDEEMLDLVDVKAPEEVEITLDDLVLTRDQEAEIEKVMKAIEHRDYLASIGLREIGKLLFVGPPGTGKTSVARALARQLELPFVEVKLSMITSQYLGETAKNVDKTFEVAKRLSPCILFMDEFDFVAKTRSSDEHAAIKRAVNTLLKSIDEVSLIQDDVLLIGATNHPDQLDAAAWRRFDEIVNFPKPDRNMRSDILRIVTRRMDIDGFEPDELADLTEGLTGSDLRLVLREAVLDALTEERTTLTQDDLRAAVEGFEERDNLKNMDDFDNWTGSTSGSDSETDASENGHADHDHADHDHDHAEHTH
- a CDS encoding MBL fold metallo-hydrolase, whose protein sequence is MEVTLLGTGDTTGTPTPGCGCETCVEARDRGVERTRFSVHVHNERTDRSLLVDASPDFRYQFLHHETPLPSEILVTHIHFDHLDGLGNAYRLLSDAPVHAADETDPKTGESVHETIDRKYDYLDAVDPTPQTPFESFRACGFDVTLVPVDHPPLVCYGALVEDPETGASLALSGDTSFGIPARSKAVLAGADLLLADGIVPAHLSEYHPLGGRHEDSEGTPRTFGTKHMTVEGARSLAAELDVGEYRIVHLSHFIPEDEAFEDDMAVDGERYVL